In one window of Leifsonia sp. NPDC080035 DNA:
- a CDS encoding family 1 glycosylhydrolase, translating into MTRHIDGFPHDRLRWLIGIEDTCVYPAPGSTMGPLNEFELTAHDAHWREDIQTAAALGATGLRYGVSWPLVHVAPGRFDWSRLDERIGYAVQELGLTVIADLVHYGTPTWLPGSFVDPGFPQALEEFTAAFAERYRGLVDHITPLNEPLTTASFCGLRGVWPPALTGWTGWTAVVLGIADGVQRSIAAARRANPDAVIVHVEASTIYETTDDALAAEVELLRSLATLPTDLVLGRVDERHPQHGWLLEHGAPAEQLAGLTAGAAEVDLMGVNYYPDLTPRILERAGGTVRQVTANRWAEGLDAVLRAWGERYGMPMLVTETSIEGPEQVRRDWVDAATATVRRLHADGMDVRGLTWWPLLDFVDWSFASGGRNVEEFVLDPETSSDATAETFADTGRGLTPFFRRMGLIELTEEPDGSLSRTATAAAGAFPRDASTVPTPTTGEV; encoded by the coding sequence GTGACCAGACACATCGACGGATTCCCCCACGACCGCCTGCGCTGGCTGATCGGCATCGAGGACACCTGCGTCTACCCGGCGCCGGGCTCGACCATGGGACCGCTGAACGAGTTCGAGCTCACCGCGCACGACGCGCACTGGCGCGAGGACATCCAGACGGCGGCCGCGCTGGGCGCGACCGGCCTGCGCTACGGCGTCAGCTGGCCGCTCGTGCACGTGGCGCCCGGCCGCTTCGACTGGAGCAGGCTCGACGAGCGCATCGGATACGCCGTGCAGGAGCTGGGCCTCACCGTGATCGCCGATCTCGTGCACTACGGAACGCCGACCTGGCTGCCCGGCTCCTTCGTCGACCCGGGTTTCCCGCAGGCTCTGGAGGAGTTCACCGCCGCCTTCGCCGAACGCTATCGCGGACTGGTCGACCACATCACCCCGCTCAACGAACCGCTGACGACGGCCTCCTTCTGCGGCCTGCGCGGCGTCTGGCCGCCGGCGCTCACCGGGTGGACGGGCTGGACGGCGGTGGTGCTCGGCATCGCCGACGGCGTCCAGCGCTCGATCGCCGCCGCGCGCAGAGCGAACCCGGACGCGGTGATCGTGCACGTGGAGGCGTCGACGATCTACGAGACGACCGACGACGCGCTCGCCGCGGAGGTCGAGCTGCTGCGCTCGCTCGCGACGCTGCCCACCGACCTCGTGCTCGGGCGCGTGGACGAACGGCATCCGCAGCACGGCTGGCTGCTCGAGCACGGGGCGCCCGCCGAGCAGCTCGCGGGGCTGACCGCCGGCGCCGCCGAGGTGGACCTGATGGGGGTCAACTACTACCCGGATCTCACCCCGCGCATCCTGGAGCGTGCCGGCGGCACCGTGCGGCAGGTGACGGCGAACCGCTGGGCGGAGGGCCTCGACGCCGTGCTCCGCGCCTGGGGGGAGCGCTACGGGATGCCGATGCTGGTCACCGAGACGAGCATCGAAGGTCCGGAGCAGGTCCGCCGGGACTGGGTGGATGCCGCCACCGCGACGGTCCGCCGGCTGCACGCCGACGGGATGGACGTGCGCGGCCTCACCTGGTGGCCGCTGCTCGACTTCGTGGACTGGTCGTTCGCGTCGGGCGGCAGGAACGTGGAGGAGTTCGTGCTCGATCCGGAGACATCCAGCGACGCGACGGCGGAGACGTTCGCCGACACCGGGCGCGGCCTGACCCCCTTCTTCCGAAGAATGGGACTGATCGAGCTGACCGAGGAGCCGGACGGATCCCTCAGCCGCACCGCGACCGCGGCTGCGGGAGCCTTCCCGCGCGACGCGAGCACGGTTCCGACCCCGACGACGGGGGAGGTCTAG
- a CDS encoding sugar-binding domain-containing protein gives MSERTLPRASGLDVARPRPQLLRIHWAELDGTWGFAHDDLEVGEREGWYRPEHRLPGAITVPFPPESAASGVADDRFHDVVWYQREIPWETVREAGLSEERPRLHLRFGAVDYRARVWVGGRLVGEHEGGHVPFGFDITDAVVPGEPVHVAVRAEDRAADVEQPRGKQDWQEDAHVIWYRRTTGIWQPVWLEATPEQHVEGVHFTAEIERGAVSYEISLSRPPASGTRCRIRLLLGEETIGEASAVVTTQRHAGSVVVPRLLNGQDRERLLWSPESPQLVDAIVTVEHEGAPADSVASYLGLRTTGVRDGAFVLNGFPRVLRSVLSQGYWPQSHLAAPSEAALREEVELILALGFDSARVHQKIEDPRFLYWADRLGLMLWGEAPATYRFSATAVERLSREWLAALERDRSHPCIVTWVPMNESWGIQDVAVAPAQQAFARSLVELTRAVDPTRPVISNDGWEHLESDILSVHDYDHDAEAVRARYRDRAAADALRAGTGPAGRRMVLTDTLRSDAPLMLTEFGGIEFHAGRSEAPADSWGYSTASTAAQFEERLGALYDALRGSAVLAGTCYTQLTDTMQETNGLLTEERRPKLPVPVIRAIVRGPQGADRD, from the coding sequence ATGAGCGAGCGCACCCTGCCACGGGCGAGCGGTCTCGACGTCGCGCGGCCCCGGCCGCAGCTGCTGCGCATCCACTGGGCGGAGCTCGACGGGACGTGGGGCTTCGCGCACGACGACCTGGAGGTCGGTGAGCGCGAGGGCTGGTACCGGCCGGAGCACCGGCTGCCCGGCGCCATCACGGTGCCGTTCCCTCCGGAGAGCGCGGCGTCCGGCGTCGCCGACGACCGTTTCCACGACGTGGTCTGGTATCAGCGCGAGATCCCCTGGGAGACCGTGCGGGAGGCCGGGCTGTCCGAGGAGCGCCCGCGGCTGCACCTGCGCTTCGGCGCCGTCGACTACCGCGCGCGGGTCTGGGTCGGCGGCCGGCTCGTCGGCGAGCACGAGGGCGGCCACGTGCCGTTCGGCTTCGACATCACGGACGCGGTCGTCCCCGGAGAGCCCGTGCATGTCGCCGTCCGCGCGGAGGACCGTGCGGCGGACGTCGAGCAGCCGCGCGGAAAACAGGACTGGCAGGAGGACGCGCACGTCATCTGGTATCGCCGGACGACTGGGATCTGGCAGCCGGTCTGGCTGGAGGCAACGCCGGAGCAGCACGTCGAAGGCGTGCACTTCACGGCCGAGATCGAGCGCGGGGCGGTCTCGTACGAGATCTCCCTGAGCAGGCCGCCGGCGTCGGGAACGCGCTGCCGCATCCGCCTGCTCCTCGGCGAGGAGACGATCGGCGAGGCCTCGGCGGTCGTGACCACCCAGCGCCACGCCGGGAGCGTCGTGGTGCCCCGGCTGCTGAACGGGCAGGACCGGGAGAGGCTGCTCTGGTCGCCGGAGTCGCCGCAGCTCGTCGACGCCATCGTCACGGTGGAACACGAGGGCGCGCCGGCCGACAGCGTCGCGAGCTATCTCGGCCTCCGTACGACGGGGGTGCGCGACGGCGCCTTCGTGCTCAACGGGTTCCCACGCGTGCTGCGCTCCGTGCTCAGCCAGGGGTACTGGCCGCAGTCGCATCTCGCCGCACCGAGTGAGGCCGCGCTGCGGGAGGAGGTGGAGCTGATCCTGGCGCTCGGCTTCGACTCCGCGCGGGTGCACCAGAAGATCGAGGACCCCCGCTTCCTGTACTGGGCCGATCGGCTCGGTCTGATGCTCTGGGGCGAGGCGCCGGCGACCTACCGGTTCTCGGCCACGGCGGTGGAGCGGCTCAGCCGGGAGTGGCTCGCGGCACTGGAACGCGACCGGTCGCATCCCTGCATCGTCACCTGGGTCCCGATGAACGAGAGCTGGGGCATCCAGGATGTCGCCGTTGCGCCCGCGCAGCAGGCGTTCGCCCGTTCCCTCGTGGAGCTGACCAGGGCGGTCGACCCGACCAGGCCGGTCATCTCCAACGACGGCTGGGAGCATCTCGAGTCCGACATCCTGTCGGTGCACGACTACGATCACGACGCGGAGGCCGTCCGCGCGCGCTACCGCGACCGGGCTGCGGCCGACGCGCTGCGCGCGGGCACCGGTCCCGCCGGGCGCCGGATGGTGCTCACGGACACGCTGCGCTCCGACGCCCCGCTGATGCTCACCGAGTTCGGCGGCATCGAGTTCCACGCCGGCCGGTCCGAGGCGCCGGCGGACAGCTGGGGCTACTCGACGGCGAGCACGGCTGCGCAGTTCGAGGAGCGCCTCGGCGCCCTCTACGACGCCCTGCGCGGCAGCGCGGTGCTCGCCGGCACGTGCTACACGCAGCTCACCGACACGATGCAGGAGACGAACGGGCTGCTCACCGAGGAGAGGAGGCCGAAGCTGCCCGTGCCGGTGATCCGCGCGATCGTGCGTGGGCCGCAGGGCGCGGACCGCGACTGA
- a CDS encoding carbohydrate ABC transporter permease, giving the protein MSTDALRRPTRRAAARREGASTATTVSKWVFVGVGLVFALVPFIWMLSTSFRTERDLFGNPASLLPTEWTLHGYQGIWEQLPFLLLVFNTIVFAGITTVLTLLFDSMCAYALARIDFRGRTLAFWLVLVTLMVPFQVTLIPVFVELFHLQWLNTYQGLIIPRATSAFGIFLFRQFFVSIPRELDEAARIDGAGHFRIYWKIILPLAKPAIATVAVLNFTALWNDLLWPLVVTSTPEMRTLPAGLALFGGQHVTDHAVLMAGAVISLLPIAIAFFLAQRYFVAGVATTGLK; this is encoded by the coding sequence ATGTCGACTGACGCACTCCGCCGGCCAACGCGCCGGGCCGCCGCCCGACGGGAGGGCGCGTCCACCGCCACGACGGTCTCCAAATGGGTCTTCGTCGGCGTCGGGCTCGTCTTCGCCCTCGTGCCGTTCATCTGGATGCTGTCGACGTCGTTCCGCACGGAGCGCGATCTGTTCGGCAACCCCGCGAGCCTCCTCCCGACCGAGTGGACGCTGCACGGCTATCAGGGGATCTGGGAGCAGCTGCCGTTCCTTCTGCTGGTGTTCAACACGATCGTGTTCGCCGGCATCACGACGGTGCTCACGCTGCTGTTCGACTCGATGTGCGCGTACGCGCTCGCCCGGATCGACTTCCGCGGCAGAACGCTCGCGTTCTGGCTCGTGCTGGTCACGCTGATGGTGCCGTTCCAGGTGACCCTCATCCCGGTCTTCGTCGAGCTGTTCCACCTGCAGTGGCTGAACACCTACCAGGGCCTGATCATCCCGCGGGCGACCAGCGCGTTCGGAATCTTCCTCTTCCGGCAGTTCTTCGTCTCGATCCCACGGGAGCTGGACGAGGCGGCCCGCATCGACGGCGCCGGGCACTTCCGCATCTACTGGAAGATCATCCTGCCGCTGGCCAAACCGGCGATCGCGACGGTGGCCGTCCTCAACTTCACCGCTCTCTGGAACGACCTGCTCTGGCCGCTCGTGGTCACGAGCACCCCGGAGATGCGGACGCTTCCCGCGGGGCTCGCCTTGTTCGGCGGCCAGCACGTGACCGACCATGCGGTGCTGATGGCCGGAGCGGTGATCTCGCTCCTGCCCATCGCGATCGCGTTCTTCCTCGCCCAGCGATACTTCGTCGCGGGCGTCGCAACGACAGGACTCAAGTGA
- a CDS encoding LacI family DNA-binding transcriptional regulator, producing MSDRGRVRRVTLRDIADKVGVTPSAVSMALAGNHRIGVETRKAVQAAAAELGYVPSSAARALRNQHAGTIALIVPTTATHVFGHSYFMHVLEGTSSVANEHDVQLLVSTNPDNEHGLAAYERVMRSHSADGAILTSAAIDDPTVERLIDSGLPVVMIGSFPYLPSAVAVGVDDRSASRTITEHLITEHGRTRLLHISGTLDHQTGVDRRDGFLDAVRAHGIEADAVIVEGDLSEESGSAAIAALGARIDGIDGLVAANDDMAFGALTTLRAASVSVPGDIAIAGFDDFGLARVTTPSLTTIRVPAEQMARLATARLFQLMEGEDGGWQRHVVDVQLVLRQSCGCLPLDSTASEAGVLPV from the coding sequence ATGTCAGATCGGGGACGGGTGCGGCGCGTCACCCTCCGCGACATCGCCGACAAGGTCGGGGTGACCCCCTCCGCCGTCTCGATGGCCCTCGCCGGCAACCACCGCATCGGCGTCGAGACGCGCAAGGCCGTCCAGGCCGCAGCCGCGGAGCTCGGCTACGTCCCCAGCTCCGCCGCGCGGGCCCTGCGCAACCAGCACGCCGGCACGATCGCCCTGATCGTGCCGACGACGGCGACGCACGTGTTCGGGCACAGCTACTTCATGCACGTCCTCGAGGGGACGTCCTCGGTCGCGAACGAGCACGACGTGCAGCTGCTGGTGTCCACCAACCCGGACAACGAGCACGGGCTCGCCGCCTACGAGCGCGTGATGCGCTCCCACAGCGCCGACGGCGCGATCCTCACCAGCGCCGCGATCGACGACCCCACCGTCGAGCGGCTCATCGACAGCGGGCTGCCCGTGGTGATGATCGGCAGCTTCCCCTACCTCCCGTCGGCGGTCGCGGTCGGGGTCGACGACCGGTCGGCGTCCCGGACGATCACCGAGCACCTCATCACGGAGCACGGCCGAACGCGGCTGCTGCACATCTCCGGAACGCTCGACCACCAGACCGGCGTCGATCGCAGGGACGGTTTTCTCGACGCGGTGCGCGCGCACGGGATCGAGGCGGACGCGGTGATCGTGGAGGGCGACCTCAGCGAGGAGTCCGGCTCGGCCGCGATCGCGGCGCTCGGCGCCAGGATCGACGGCATCGACGGGCTGGTCGCGGCCAATGACGACATGGCCTTCGGCGCGCTGACGACACTGCGGGCGGCCTCGGTCTCGGTGCCGGGCGACATCGCGATCGCCGGGTTCGACGACTTCGGGCTCGCCAGGGTGACCACCCCGAGCCTGACCACCATCCGTGTCCCGGCGGAGCAGATGGCAAGGCTTGCCACGGCGCGGCTGTTCCAGCTGATGGAGGGCGAGGACGGCGGCTGGCAGCGGCATGTCGTCGACGTGCAGCTCGTGCTCCGCCAGTCCTGCGGGTGCCTCCCGCTGGACTCGACCGCCTCGGAGGCCGGCGTCCTGCCCGTCTGA
- a CDS encoding MerR family transcriptional regulator has protein sequence MDRRSGATPVYSIAVAAELAGLAPATLRLYEEKGLVTPSRTDGGTRRYSDDDIATIQEVARLQEDGVNLAGVGHVLRLQHENDALRRRIDETE, from the coding sequence ATGGATCGACGCTCCGGAGCCACCCCCGTCTACAGCATCGCCGTCGCCGCGGAGCTGGCGGGGCTCGCCCCGGCGACGCTGCGGCTGTACGAGGAGAAGGGTCTGGTGACCCCGTCGCGCACGGACGGCGGCACGCGCAGGTACTCCGACGACGACATCGCGACGATCCAGGAGGTCGCCCGCCTGCAGGAGGACGGCGTCAACCTCGCCGGCGTCGGCCACGTGCTGCGCCTGCAGCACGAGAACGACGCGCTGCGTCGCCGGATCGACGAGACGGAATAG
- a CDS encoding arabinofuranosidase catalytic domain-containing protein — MHIQSPPLHRRGLAAVVGLIALVLALIVAPLAGPAPAEAATDGPCDIYASAGTPCVAAYSPARALYASYNGPLYQVKRASDGATRNIGVLGAGGYADAAAQDAFCAGTSCVIPVLYDQSANHNDLTPAPAGEQGAANAPADAAALPITVGGAKAYGLYLPPGVAYRRSSKVTVGTARGASPESMYEVASGTNVNSACCSDFGNVETDTVDTGAGHMDTLNLSTLGAVGATGHGPWVQADLEEGVFQGKTFVWTPNQGNASKFVTAVLKNNGVDTFALKGGNSQSGGLSTWYNGALPDGTDRFGSTWKPMKLEGSIGLGAGGDNSNRGTQSFFEGVMTSGYATDAAENAVQANIVAQHYDGVSTGGGPGRQIVGPGGKCVDVSGDDTGGNLAVVQLWDCKTLAADQRWTGSGFGDGTLNTLGRCLDVDGNVTTLGTGVELYDCNGVPGQQWIPQADGSIKNPASGLCLDAPNGNTANGTPLRIWTCNGAPAQKFQVTTPILHPVAGAAAKCVDVAGNDLNVNNQRVQLWSCQNVVTGAPGGNAEARDQQWTYVPGDQSVRTIGRCLDVIDNVTTMGAGVQLHDCNGVGGQHWVPQANGAILNPASGYCLDAPNGATADGTALRIWDCNGAPAQTFTLN; from the coding sequence GTGCACATCCAATCCCCACCGCTGCATCGCCGCGGCCTCGCGGCCGTCGTCGGCCTCATCGCCCTCGTGCTCGCACTCATCGTCGCGCCGCTGGCGGGACCGGCTCCCGCGGAGGCGGCGACCGACGGTCCCTGTGACATCTACGCGTCCGCGGGCACCCCGTGCGTCGCCGCCTATAGCCCGGCGCGAGCCCTCTACGCCTCCTACAACGGCCCGCTCTATCAGGTGAAGCGCGCCTCGGACGGGGCCACGAGGAACATCGGAGTGCTCGGCGCAGGCGGCTACGCCGATGCGGCGGCGCAGGACGCGTTCTGCGCTGGGACGAGCTGCGTCATCCCCGTCCTGTACGACCAGTCGGCGAACCACAACGACCTGACGCCCGCTCCCGCAGGCGAACAGGGCGCGGCCAATGCGCCCGCCGACGCCGCCGCCCTTCCGATCACCGTCGGCGGCGCGAAGGCATACGGCCTCTACCTGCCGCCGGGCGTCGCTTACCGCCGCTCCAGCAAGGTGACCGTCGGCACCGCACGCGGGGCCAGCCCGGAATCGATGTACGAGGTGGCGAGCGGCACGAACGTGAACAGCGCGTGCTGCTCCGACTTCGGCAATGTGGAGACCGACACGGTCGACACCGGTGCCGGTCACATGGACACTCTCAACCTGTCGACGCTCGGCGCTGTGGGCGCGACCGGACACGGCCCCTGGGTGCAGGCGGACCTCGAGGAGGGGGTCTTCCAGGGCAAGACGTTCGTCTGGACGCCGAATCAGGGCAACGCCTCCAAGTTCGTCACCGCGGTGCTGAAGAACAACGGCGTCGACACCTTCGCGCTGAAGGGCGGGAACTCCCAGTCCGGAGGGCTCTCCACCTGGTACAACGGGGCGCTTCCTGACGGCACCGACCGGTTCGGCAGCACCTGGAAGCCGATGAAGCTGGAGGGTTCGATCGGCCTCGGTGCCGGTGGAGACAACTCCAACCGCGGAACGCAGTCGTTCTTCGAGGGCGTGATGACCAGCGGCTACGCCACCGACGCGGCGGAGAACGCGGTCCAGGCGAACATCGTGGCGCAGCACTACGACGGCGTCAGCACCGGCGGCGGCCCCGGTAGGCAGATCGTCGGGCCGGGCGGCAAGTGCGTCGACGTCTCCGGCGACGACACCGGCGGCAACCTCGCCGTCGTCCAGCTCTGGGACTGCAAGACGCTCGCGGCGGACCAGCGCTGGACGGGCAGCGGGTTCGGCGACGGCACCCTCAACACGCTGGGCCGATGCCTCGACGTCGACGGCAACGTGACGACCCTCGGAACGGGCGTCGAACTCTACGACTGCAACGGCGTGCCCGGCCAGCAGTGGATCCCACAAGCGGACGGCTCCATCAAGAACCCCGCCTCGGGCCTCTGCCTCGACGCCCCGAACGGCAACACGGCAAACGGGACGCCGCTGCGGATCTGGACCTGCAACGGAGCGCCGGCGCAGAAGTTCCAGGTGACCACGCCGATCCTGCACCCCGTCGCCGGCGCGGCAGCGAAGTGCGTCGATGTGGCGGGCAACGACCTGAACGTCAACAACCAGCGTGTGCAGCTCTGGTCGTGCCAGAACGTGGTCACGGGCGCGCCCGGCGGGAACGCCGAGGCTCGCGATCAGCAGTGGACGTACGTACCCGGCGACCAGAGCGTGCGGACGATCGGACGCTGCCTCGACGTGATCGACAACGTCACGACCATGGGCGCGGGGGTGCAGCTGCACGACTGCAACGGCGTCGGCGGCCAGCATTGGGTGCCGCAGGCGAACGGCGCGATCCTGAACCCCGCATCCGGCTATTGCCTGGACGCCCCCAACGGGGCGACGGCCGATGGCACGGCTCTGCGGATCTGGGACTGCAACGGCGCGCCGGCGCAGACGTTCACCCTGAACTGA
- a CDS encoding sugar ABC transporter permease has translation MTVLTKVREPHGGSRTGVQRQERGRRRRFRLTPALLFLAPSFLILGVFVLWPILVSFWYSLHDWTIGADVQPFVGLGNYIALAQNPQFWGALLHTVLITVVSVAGIVVLGLALALALAKDGLGTRMIRSAFFFPTVVSLTSIGLVWRFLLDPELGVVGAITSALGLGNVGFLQSPQLALPTIIFVNIWKNAGFVMIILIAGLKGIPGERYEAARLDGAGSWALLRYVTLPALRPTLLFGTLIMTIQSFQLFDLVYVMTGGGPLFSTDTLVTLLFREGFVNFHTGYAAAISWVLFLVIVVISALQLRIFRYNDVD, from the coding sequence ATGACCGTACTGACGAAGGTCCGGGAGCCGCACGGCGGCTCCCGGACCGGGGTCCAGCGCCAGGAGCGCGGCCGCCGCCGTCGCTTCCGGCTCACCCCTGCACTCCTGTTCCTCGCCCCCAGCTTCCTCATCCTCGGGGTGTTCGTCCTCTGGCCGATCCTCGTCTCGTTCTGGTACAGCCTCCACGACTGGACGATCGGCGCCGACGTGCAGCCGTTCGTCGGCCTCGGCAACTACATCGCGCTCGCGCAGAACCCGCAGTTCTGGGGCGCGCTGCTGCACACGGTGCTGATCACCGTGGTCTCGGTCGCCGGCATCGTCGTGCTCGGCCTGGCGCTCGCCCTCGCGCTCGCCAAGGACGGCCTCGGCACCCGGATGATCCGGTCCGCCTTCTTCTTCCCGACGGTGGTGTCGCTGACCTCCATCGGCCTGGTCTGGCGGTTCCTGCTCGACCCCGAGCTCGGTGTCGTCGGCGCGATCACCTCGGCGCTCGGCCTCGGCAACGTCGGGTTCCTGCAGTCGCCGCAGCTGGCGCTGCCGACGATCATCTTCGTGAACATCTGGAAGAACGCCGGCTTCGTCATGATCATCCTCATCGCGGGGCTCAAGGGCATCCCCGGCGAGCGCTACGAGGCCGCGCGTCTCGACGGAGCCGGATCGTGGGCGCTGCTGCGCTACGTCACGCTGCCGGCGCTGCGGCCGACGCTGCTGTTCGGCACGCTCATCATGACCATCCAGTCGTTCCAGCTCTTCGACCTGGTCTACGTGATGACCGGGGGAGGACCGCTGTTCTCCACCGACACCCTGGTCACGCTGCTGTTCCGCGAAGGATTCGTGAACTTCCACACCGGATACGCGGCGGCCATCTCCTGGGTGCTGTTCCTGGTGATCGTCGTGATCTCCGCCCTCCAACTCAGAATCTTCAGGTACAACGATGTCGACTGA
- a CDS encoding ABC transporter substrate-binding protein: MHFKKQLAAVAVVAAVGLVATGCSGGGTSSSGPVELTVWTGFTGGDAPGYEQIVKDFNASQKHITVTMSAEPWDTIQQKLPSAWMTGQGPDIAAPSSDPNVIAQYVKTKSVLPITLTGDGDAKINSSEFAPALVDEFTYDKKLYAVPANFATLSLYYNKKLFTAAGVTPPKTVAELQDAAKKLTKNGTYGLVLADNNTIQMWPVLQWLSGGDIVDQKNCSVLSTSAGRDSLQPWVDLVSKDKISPVGLTGAEADALFSAGKAAMEINGPWAAPGYKKAGIDLGIVTVPVDVDGKPVTLGSTAPLAISAKTKHPQEAQQFLAYWTGKTAQKKFSLSTGFPSLRTDLTDDPELKADPVVSVFSSQAPTSRLYLPQVPNATQVDSDAYVPMIGSLTRGTSLNDGADTATKKIDELTGCSAK, from the coding sequence ATGCATTTCAAGAAACAGCTCGCCGCCGTCGCCGTCGTGGCTGCGGTCGGCCTCGTCGCCACCGGTTGCTCGGGTGGAGGCACATCGTCGAGCGGCCCGGTCGAACTGACCGTCTGGACCGGCTTCACCGGCGGCGACGCCCCCGGCTACGAGCAGATCGTCAAGGACTTCAACGCCTCGCAGAAGCACATCACGGTGACCATGTCGGCCGAGCCGTGGGACACCATCCAGCAGAAGCTGCCCTCCGCGTGGATGACCGGGCAGGGGCCGGACATCGCGGCCCCGTCGTCCGATCCGAACGTGATCGCGCAGTACGTCAAGACGAAGTCGGTGCTGCCGATCACCCTCACCGGCGACGGGGACGCGAAGATCAACAGCAGCGAGTTCGCTCCGGCCCTCGTCGACGAGTTCACCTACGACAAGAAGCTCTACGCGGTGCCCGCGAACTTCGCGACGCTCAGCCTCTACTACAACAAGAAGCTGTTCACCGCGGCCGGGGTGACACCGCCGAAGACCGTCGCCGAGCTGCAGGACGCGGCGAAGAAGCTGACCAAGAACGGCACCTACGGTCTGGTCCTCGCCGACAACAACACCATCCAGATGTGGCCGGTGCTGCAGTGGCTCTCCGGCGGCGACATCGTGGACCAGAAGAACTGCAGCGTCCTCTCCACCAGCGCCGGCCGGGACAGCCTCCAGCCGTGGGTGGACCTGGTCAGCAAGGACAAGATCTCGCCCGTCGGTCTCACCGGCGCCGAGGCCGACGCCCTGTTCTCCGCGGGCAAGGCCGCGATGGAGATCAACGGCCCGTGGGCCGCGCCCGGCTACAAGAAGGCGGGCATCGATCTCGGCATCGTGACCGTGCCGGTGGACGTCGACGGCAAGCCCGTCACCCTCGGCTCGACCGCGCCGCTGGCCATCTCGGCCAAGACGAAGCACCCGCAGGAGGCGCAGCAGTTCCTCGCCTACTGGACAGGGAAGACCGCGCAGAAGAAGTTCTCGCTCTCCACCGGCTTCCCGTCCCTGCGGACCGATCTGACGGACGACCCCGAGCTGAAGGCCGACCCGGTGGTCTCGGTGTTCTCGTCGCAGGCGCCGACCTCCCGGCTCTACCTGCCCCAGGTGCCCAACGCCACGCAGGTCGACTCGGACGCCTACGTCCCCATGATCGGCAGCCTCACCCGCGGCACCTCGCTGAACGACGGCGCCGACACGGCGACGAAGAAGATCGACGAGCTCACGGGCTGCTCCGCCAAATGA